The Desulfosalsimonas propionicica DNA window ATAATCCAGGAGTTGTTCCTGATTTTTGGCTGTCTCCAGCCGGTTTTCGGCCTCCTTGCACAAATCCGGATGAATGGCGGAATGTCCGACCAGGCCGCCCACATCTGCCTTGATCACGCTTAAAGTGACTTTCTTATCCATTGTTCTATCCTCCTTTGTTTGGATTTGGAAAGATTGCACCCGCGGGACATGTTCTTCATGCGGAAACGAACTAATAACTTGATATAAATAAGAATTCAAATATTTTAAATTAAAAATAATCATGTTTGCAATCAGGTCAACCCGAACAACTGCCAGCCCGGGCTGACAGTCTTGAATCCGGGTCCTGAAACCCGGTTCAAAGGTCCGAACTTGACTTTAGTCATGGATTCATTTATGGATATGGATCAACTTTGAGGGCTTTCCGGGGGGTTCATTCCCGATATAAATCAGGCAACGCACAAGGAGAAGACAACATCATGGCACAATTGATCGCGGATCGCAGAGACGTGGACTTTGTCCTGCACGAGCAGATGCAGGTGACCGAACTGGCCAAAAACGAAAAATTTGCCGAATTCAACAAAAAAACCGTGGATATGGTGGTCACGGAGGCCAGGAACCTGGCTGTCAAGGCCATTTTGCCCACCCAGAAAGAAAGCGACGAGGTGGGCTGCAGCCTTGAAAAAGACGGCACGGTCAAGGTCCCGGAAGCCTTTCACCAGGTAAACGCCTTATACAACGAAGGCGAATGGCTGGGCATGATCGATGAGCCCGACTACGGCGGCCAGGGAATGCCCAAAACTTTGTCCCTGGCGGCAGAGGAATATTTTATCGGCGCCAACCCCGCTTTCATGCTCTATCACGGCCTGTCCCACGGCGCGGCCAACCTGATCAAAACATTCGGCACCGAAGCCCAGAAAAAGGCCTACCTGCCCAAAATCTACTCCGGCAAATGGTCCGGCACCATGCTTTTGACCGAAGCCGAAGCCGGCTCTGACGTGGGCGCCCTGCAGACCACGGCCACACCCAACGGTGACGGCACATACAGCATTTCCGGCACCAAAATTTTCATCTCCGGCGGCGAGCAAAACATGGTGGAAAACATCGCCCACCCGGTTCTGGCCCGCATTGAGGGCGCACCCGCCGGCACCCGGGGCATCTCCCTGTTTCTGGTGCCCAAGTACCGGGTCAACGACGACGGCAGCTTGGGCGAGTTCAACGACGTGGTGTGCACCGGCATTGAGGAAAAAATGGGCCTGCACGGAAATGCCACCTGCACCCTGACACTGGGCGGCAAGGGCAACTGCACAGGCACCCTGCTGGGTGAGGAAAACAAGGGCATGCGGGCGATGTTTCTGATGATGAACGAAGCGCGCCAGCTCGTGGGCCTGCAGGGCTTTGCCACGGCCACGGCCTCTTACCTCTATGCGGTAAATTATGCCAGACAGCGCATCCAGGGAAAGCACATGACCGCAGGCAAGGCGGCTGATGCCCCGTCTGTGCCCATTATCCAGCACCCGGACGTGCGCCGGCAGCTGCTGACCATGAAGGCCTATGTTGAGGGCATGCGCAGCCTGATCTATTACGGCGGCCTCACCCATGACCTGGAGGGACTGGCCCAAAGCGACGCGGAAAAGGAAAAATACGCTGACCGGACCGCTATTTTAACGCCGATTATCAAGGGATACATCACAGACCGGGCCCTTGAGGTCACCAGCCACGGCATCCAGGTCTACGGCGGATACGGCTACATCCAGGAATACCCCATGGAACAGCTCATGCGCGACTGCCGGATATTCCAGATCTACGAGGGCACCAACGGCATCCAGGCCATGGACCTGCTGGGCCGGAAGCTGGGCATGAAAAAGGGCCAGCCTTTCATGGATTACCTGGGGGAAATGGAAAAAACCATTGCCGAAGCCGGGAAGATCAGCGTGCTGGGCCATGTGACACAGCGGGTGGAAACCGCGGTCAACCGATTAAGTGAAGTGGCGGTTTCCCTGGCAAAGGCGTCGGTGTCGGATAATATCTTAAACGCCTATGCCTATGCCCATCCTTTCCTGGATGTCACCGGCGATGTGACCTTTGCCTGGATGCATCTGTGGCGGGCCGTGCTGGCCGCCCGCAAGCTCGAAAAGCTCGCCGGCGCAGCAGACATGGAAAAGTTCATGGAAAAGGCCGCCAAAAACAAGGATGCCGCCTTTTACGTGGGCAGCCTGAAAACCGCGGAATTTTTCGCCACCAATATTCTGCCGGCCACCATGGGCAAACTCGACGCCATTGCCGATGTCAACGGCGCGGCCGTGGAAATGCCCGACGCCTCTTTTGGCGGATAGGCTTTACCCAAACTGCGCGTTTCAAATTTTTAAAAAAAGCCGGCAGACCCCAAACGGGTCTGCCGGCTTTTTTTGACGGCAGGCCCGGTTTTTTGGGCTTGACAAGGGATTTTGGTTTATATATACAAGATGTGCTACGATTTTAAATGCTTCTATACATGATAGGCGGTCTGAACCCCATGCAAATGTCAACCCCAACCTGTCGGCAGGCCTTTATATGACAATTCAGCAACCGCCCGTGAAACTCAAAGGAGTGGGCGACAGCCTGTGGATTACCATGGATGCGTCCCTGCCGGCCGAAACCCTGAAGCAGGAACTGTGCAAACCCTTTGAACGGCTCCGGCACCTGGCCGTCAATGCCCGGGTGGTATTGGACCCGGGCGAAAGCCAGGCAGATGACGCCCTTATTGAAGACCTGGGAGCCTTTCTGCAGCAGCGCTTCCAGGTGGGCCGGGTTTCCGGGCCCCCCAAGGCCAAAATAACACCGGCCGCTGACGGACAAAAAGCTGCGGATTCAGGGCGCAACGCGCAAAATGCCTGGCTGCATCACTCGGATGACACCCTGGTGATCGCCGGCCGGGTCCGCTCCGGACAGAAAGTGGAGGCCCGAAAACACCTGGTCATTCTCGGGGATCTCAACCCGGGCGCAGAAGCTATTGCCGGCGGCGATATCATTATTCTCGGCAGCCTGCTGGGAACCGCGGCTGCGGGCCAGCCCGCCAATGAAAACGCCATTGTGCTGGGCCTGGACCTGCGGCCCACCCAGATTCAGATCGCCGGCTACGTGGCCGCCGGCACATCCTCATCTTCCGGGAAAAAACCGGAATTTGCATCCCTGAAAGACAACCAGATCGTGATGGCCGACTATTTAAAGGACAATATCTTCAAACGTCTGGCATGGCCGGAAATCCGATAAAACGGGTTTTGACAGCAGCAACCCGGAACAAACCCCTTGCAATGAGGTGAAACGTGGACGGAAAAGTCATTGTGGTCACGTCCGGAAAAGGCGGCGTTGGCAAAACAACCGTGACCGCTTCCATCGGTGCGGCCCTGGCCATTCAGGGCAAGCGCGTGGCCGTGGTCGATATGGACATTGGCCTGCGCAACCTGGATGTGGTCATGGGCCTGGAAAACCGAATCGTATTCAACGTGGTGGACGTGGTCCAGAAAAAGTGCAAG harbors:
- a CDS encoding septum site-determining protein MinC, which gives rise to MTIQQPPVKLKGVGDSLWITMDASLPAETLKQELCKPFERLRHLAVNARVVLDPGESQADDALIEDLGAFLQQRFQVGRVSGPPKAKITPAADGQKAADSGRNAQNAWLHHSDDTLVIAGRVRSGQKVEARKHLVILGDLNPGAEAIAGGDIIILGSLLGTAAAGQPANENAIVLGLDLRPTQIQIAGYVAAGTSSSSGKKPEFASLKDNQIVMADYLKDNIFKRLAWPEIR
- a CDS encoding acyl-CoA dehydrogenase, with product MAQLIADRRDVDFVLHEQMQVTELAKNEKFAEFNKKTVDMVVTEARNLAVKAILPTQKESDEVGCSLEKDGTVKVPEAFHQVNALYNEGEWLGMIDEPDYGGQGMPKTLSLAAEEYFIGANPAFMLYHGLSHGAANLIKTFGTEAQKKAYLPKIYSGKWSGTMLLTEAEAGSDVGALQTTATPNGDGTYSISGTKIFISGGEQNMVENIAHPVLARIEGAPAGTRGISLFLVPKYRVNDDGSLGEFNDVVCTGIEEKMGLHGNATCTLTLGGKGNCTGTLLGEENKGMRAMFLMMNEARQLVGLQGFATATASYLYAVNYARQRIQGKHMTAGKAADAPSVPIIQHPDVRRQLLTMKAYVEGMRSLIYYGGLTHDLEGLAQSDAEKEKYADRTAILTPIIKGYITDRALEVTSHGIQVYGGYGYIQEYPMEQLMRDCRIFQIYEGTNGIQAMDLLGRKLGMKKGQPFMDYLGEMEKTIAEAGKISVLGHVTQRVETAVNRLSEVAVSLAKASVSDNILNAYAYAHPFLDVTGDVTFAWMHLWRAVLAARKLEKLAGAADMEKFMEKAAKNKDAAFYVGSLKTAEFFATNILPATMGKLDAIADVNGAAVEMPDASFGG